Proteins from one Camelus bactrianus isolate YW-2024 breed Bactrian camel chromosome 24, ASM4877302v1, whole genome shotgun sequence genomic window:
- the MC5R gene encoding melanocortin receptor 5: MNSSFHLHFLDLKLNATEGDLSGWNIRNASLPCEKMSIAVEVFLGLGLLSLLENILVVGAVVKNKNLHAPMYLFVCSLAVADMLVSLSNSWETITIYLITNKHLVLADASVRHLDNVFDSMICISVVASMCSLLAIAVDRYATIFYALRYHHVMTGRRCGAAIAGIWALCTGCGTLFIRYYESTYVIGCLVAMFLAMLLLMAWLYTHMFLLARTHVKRMATLHGCGSWRQRASMRGVVTLAMLLGVFTVCWAPFFLHLTLMISCPQNRYCSCFMSHFNVYLVLIICNSAIDPLIYAFRSPEMRKTFKEILCLHGVSAPCRSLGRFSTDSRLSAAPSLPS; this comes from the coding sequence ATGAATTCCTCATTCCACCTGCATTTCTTGGACCTCAAGCTGAATGCTACGGAGGGCGACCTCTCGGGGTGGAACATCAGGAACGCGTCCTTGCCCTGCGAGAAAATGAGCATCGCTGTGGAGGTGTTCCTCGGCCTGGGCCTCCTCAGCCTGCTGGAGAACATCCTAGTGGTTGGCGCCGTCGTGAAGAACAAGAACCTTCATGCCCCCATGTACCTGTTTGTGTGCAGCCTGGCCGTGGCCGACATGCTGGTGAGCTTGTCCAACTCCTGGGAGACCATCACCATATACCTAATCACCAACAAGCACCTGGTGCTGGCGGATGCCTCCGTGCGGCACCTGGACAACGTCTTCGACTCCATGATCTGCATCTCGGTGGTGGCCTCCATGTGCAGCCTGCTGGCCATTGCGGTGGACCGCTACGCCACCATCTTCTATGCCCTGCGCTACCACCACGTCATGACGGGGCGGCGCTGCGGGGCCGCCATCGCCGGCATCTGGGCCCTGTGCACGGGCTGCGGCACGCTCTTCATCAGGTACTACGAGTCCACGTACGTCATCGGCTGCCTCGTTGCCATGTTCCTCGCCATGCTGCTGCTCATGGCGTGGCTGTACACACACATGTTCCTCCTGGCCCGGACTCACGTCAAGCGCATGGCCACCCTGCACGGCTGCGGCTCCTGGCGGCAGCGCGCCAGCATGAGGGGCGTGGTCACCCTGGCCATGCTGCTGGGCGTCTTCACTGTGTGCTGGGCGCCCTTCTTCCTGCACCTCACCCTCATGATCTCCTGCCCTCAGAACCGCTACTGCTCCTGCTTCATGTCCCACTTCAACGTGTACCTCGTGCTCATCATATGTAACTCTGCCATCGACCCACTGATCTACGCCTTCCGCAGCCCGGAGATGCGCAAGACCTTCAAGGAGATCCTGTGCTTGCATGGCGTCAGCGCGCCCTGCCGGTCCCTGGGCAGGTTCTCCACGGACAGCCGCCTCTCTGCAGCTCCCTCACTGCCCTCGTGA